A genomic region of Miscanthus floridulus cultivar M001 chromosome 3, ASM1932011v1, whole genome shotgun sequence contains the following coding sequences:
- the LOC136541909 gene encoding uncharacterized protein, with protein sequence MAEQQGWRQRRSRRTTLLLAFAALAMERADAALLPAVYREIGTALQASPTALGSIALSRSIVQTACYPLAAYLAARHDRLTVIALGAFVWAAATFLIGFSTTFPQMAVTAALNGVGLALQIPAIFAFVADSVDGASRGMAFGWLAVAGKAGTVAGTSLGLLMAPTTFLGLPGWRLAFLLLGVLGAAVGVSIRAFTAGDGARSRAVTPASVKPVRQELQEFAREAKAVMRIPSFQVIIAQGLTGSFPWSALLFTTMWLELVGFSHGETAALMTLFKVATSLGSLFGGEMGDALARRFKNSGRIVLSQISSGSAIPLSGVLLLALPNVPSSTVKHGAALFILGIMASWNSTATNSPILAEIVPPRGMTTVFALDRTFEAVLASFAPPVVGLLAERLYGYKLNRSATGGSVDERTAVDVEMERHNATSLARAIYTSIAVPMAMCCAIYSFLYCTYPRDREMARAEAARDRGDYGDGGFGSEDEGDGERKLLPQ encoded by the exons ATGGCGGAGCAGCAGGGCTGGAGGCAGCGGCGCTCACGGAGGACGACGCTGCTTCTGGCGTTCGCGGCGCTGGCCATGGAGCGCGCCGACGCGGCGCTGCTCCCGGCGGTGTACCGGGAGATCGGCACCGCGCTGCAGGCATCGCCCACGGCGCTCGGCTCCATCGCGCTGTCACGCTCCATCGTGCAGACCGCCTGTTATCCGCTCGCGGCGTACCTGGCGGCGCGCCACGACCGCCTCACCGTCATCGCGCTCGGCGCCTTTGTCTGGGCGGCGGCCACCTTCCTCATTGGCTTCTCCACCACCTTCCCACAG aTGGCGGTGACGGCGGCACTGAACGGCGTCGGGCTGGCGCTGCAGATCCCGGCGATCTTTGCCTTCGTTGCTGATTCTGTCGATGGCGCCAGTAGGGGCATGGCATTCGGATGGCTCGCGGTGGCTGGCAAGGCCGGCACCGTGGCTGGCACCTCCCTCGGCCTGCTCATGGCGCCGACCACGTTCTTGGGGCTGCCAGGCTGGCGGCTCGCCTTCCTCTTGCTTGGTGTCTTGGGGGCCGCGGTCGGCGTGTCCATCCGCGCGTTCACCGCGGGCGACGGGGCAAGAAGCCGCGCGGTGACCCCGGCCAGCGTCAAGCCAGTGAGGCAGGAACTGCAGGAATTCGCCAGGGAGGCCAAGGCCGTGATGCGGATCCCGTCGTTCCAGGTCATCATCGCGCAGGGCTTGACTGGGTCGTTCCCCTGGTCGGCGCTGTTGTTCACGACGATGTGGCTGGAGCTCGTCGGGTTTTCCCACGGCGAGACGGCAGCGCTCATGACGCTGTTCAAGGTCGCCACGTCGCTGGGATCTCTCTTCGGCGGCGAGATGGGGGACGCCCTCGCCCGGCGGTTCAAGAACTCGGGCCGCATCGTCCTCTCGCAGATCAGCTCCGGTTCCGCGATCCCCCTCTCCGGCGTCCTCCTCCTCGCGCTCCCCAACGTCCCGTCCTCCACGGTCAAGCATGGTGCGGCGCTGTTCATCTTGGGGATCATGGCCTCCTGGAACAGCACAGCTACGAACAGCCCGATACTCGCGGAGATCGTCCCGCCAAGGGGAATGACGACCGTGTTCGCGCTGGACCGGACGTTCGAGGCAGTGCTGGCCTCGTTCGCGCCCCCGGTGGTCGGCCTCCTCGCCGAGCGCCTGTACGGTTACAAGCTAAACCGCTCCGCAACTGGCGGCAGCGTAGACGAGCGCACGGCCGTCGACGTCGAGATGGAGCGGCACAACGCGACGTCACTCGCCAGGGCGATATACACCTCAATTGCAGTCCCCATGGCAATGTGCTGCGCCATCTACTCGTTCCTCTACTGCACCTACCCCAGGGACAGGGAGATGGCGCGGGCTGAGGCGGCGCGAGATAGAGGGGATTACGGGGATGGAGGATTTGGATCCGAGGACGAAGGCGATGGCGAGAGGAAGCTGCTGCCGCAGTGA
- the LOC136541905 gene encoding uncharacterized protein, with protein sequence MGPSAWREGRRTLVLVNLASIMERADEALLPAVYRDVGAALHATPTGLGALTLYRSIVQAACYPVAAYAASRHNRAHVIALGAFLWAAATFLVAISDTFLQVAISRGLNGIGLALVIPAVQSLVADSTDDDNRGTAFGWLQLTSSIGSIFGGFFALMLAQTTILGIEGWRIAFHLVAIVSVIVGILVWFFAVDPHFPTNNAASHAAPVIQKSALDEARELIIEAKSIIQIPTFQVFVAQGVSGSFPWSALSFLSMWLELIGFSHEDTAIFTTTFAVAASIGGLLGGKMGDFFAQRYPNAGRIILSQISAGSAVPLAAVLLLGLPDNPSRSSGVAHGLVLFIMGLIISWNGAATNCPIFAEIVPEKQRTSIYALDRTFESILASFAPPVVGLLSQHLYGFKPDVKGSSPEQDRENAASLAKALYTAICIPMVICSSIYTFMYRTYPRDRERARMQSMIQSELDQIELGGSSFGCGDDRFELFESVHHGDKPDEVDGSYGAEEYAEADAGTEKLLGNHEL encoded by the exons ATGGGGCCGTCGGCGTGGCGGGAGGGGCGGCGGACGCTGGTGCTGGTGAACCTGGCATCCATCATGGAGCGCGCCGACGAGGCGCTGCTGCCGGCGGTGTACCGGGACGTGGGCGCCGCGCTCCACGCCACGCCCACGGGGCTCGGCGCCCTCACGCTGTACCGCTCCATCGTGCAGGCCGCCTGCTACCCGGTGGCGGCCTACGCCGCGTCGCGCCACAACCGTGCCCACGTCATCGCGCTGGGGGCCTTCCTCTGGGCCGCCGCCACCTTCCTCGTCGCCATCTCCGACACCTTCCTCCAG gtggcaatttcaagggGCTTGAATGGCATTGGTCTAGCTCTCGTCATACCAGCAGTCCAGTCGCTGGTCGCTGACTCCACTGACGACGACAACCGCGGCACAGCTTTCGGTTGGCTGCAACTGACCAGCAGCATAGGCTCCATATTTGGGGGATTCTTTGCCTTGATGCTGGCTCAGACTACAATCTTGGGGATTGAAGGATGGCGTATTGCCTTTCATCTCGTCGCAATCGTCAGTGTCATCGTAGGCATCCTCGTGTGGTTCTTCGCCGTGGATCCCCATTTCCCCACAAACAATGCTGCCTCACATGCTGCACCAGTCATCCAAAAGTCTGCACTTGATGAAGCAAGGGAGCTGATCATTGAGGCCAAGTCCATAATCCAGATCCCAACGTTCCAAGTCTTCGTCGCGCAGGGTGTCAGCGGCTCATTCCCATGGTCAGCACTGTCATTCTTGTCCATGTGGCTTGAGCTCATCGGGTTCAGCCACGAGGACACCGCCATTTTCACGACGACCTTTGCTGTCGCAGCCTCCATTGGTGGCCTTCTTGGTGGCAAGATGGGGGATTTCTTTGCGCAACGATATCCGAACGCCGGGAGGATCATCCTGTCGCAGATAAGCGCTGGCTCTGCTGTTCCACTGGCTGCCGTTCTTCTGCTGGGCTTGCCTGATAATCCATCCAGATCCAGTGGTGTAGCCCATGGACTCGTTCTGTTCATCATGGGACTCATCATCTCTTGGAATGGAGCTGCTACAAACTG CCCGATTTTTGCAGAGATCGTGCCCGAGAAGCAAAGGACAAGCATTTATGCTCTGGACAGGACCTTCGAGTCGATTCTAGCCTCGTTTGCGCCTCCTGTCGTTGGCTTGTTATCACAGCACCTCTATGGTTTCAAACCGGACGTCAAAGGGAGCAGCCCTGAACAAGACCGGGAGAACGCTGCGTCGCTAGCCAAGGCGCTGTACACGGCCATTTGCATCCCAATGGTTATCTGCAGCTCCATATACACGTTCATGTACCGCACTTACCCTCGAGACAGGGAGCGTGCGCGCATGCAGTCTATGATTCAGTCAGAGCTAGATCAGATTGAGCTGGGCGGTTCGAGTTTCGGATGTGGCGACGACAGGTTTGAGCTCTTTGAATCGGTGCACCATGGTGATAAGCCTGATGAGGTTGATGGCAGTTATGGTGCTGAAGAATATGCTGAGGCCGATGCTGGCACTGAAAAACTATTAGGAAACCATGAGTTGTGA